The following is a genomic window from Sulfurimonas sp. C5.
CTCTTCGGTTCAGGTCAAATGCAATTACCGTTTGTACTTCAATCAGCTGAGACGATGAAAAAGACGGTTGATCATCTCAACCCTTACTTACCAAAAGTTGAAAAACAAGTAGACACTACCCTCGCACTTGGAACTGTAAAAGGAGATGTTCACGATGTTGGTAAAAACCTCGTTGATATTATCCTCTCAAACAACGGTTATAAAGTAAAAAACTTAGGGATTAAAGTAGAACTCCAAGAGTTTATCAAAGAGATGGAAGCTGGACACATTTCAGCTCTTGGTATGAGTGGATTACTCGTAAAATCTACACAGGTGATGAAAGAAAACCTTGAAGAGTTACAGCGTCGCGGCATTAAAATCCCAGTTTTACTGGGCGGTGCAGCACTTACTCGCAGCTTTATCGATGATTTCTGTCGTCCAATTTATGATGGTCCAATCTTTTACTGTAAAGATGCTTTTGACGGTGTAACGGCAATGAGCCGTATTGAAGCAGGAAACTTTGACACGAACTTACACCCTGATGCACCGGAAATAGAACATAAAGAAAAAAAAGAGGTAGTTATCCCACCTCTAGCTGAACTTAAAATGCCTGATCGCAATGTGACTGTACCTACACCGCCATTTTGGGGAAGACGTGAAATAAAACTGACTCAACAACAAGTTGAAATGGCTTTTGAATGGATTAACCATAAAATCCTTTTCAAACAAAGATGGGGTTATAACTCTAAGGGTCTCAGCAAAGAAGCGTATGAAAAACAACTAGATGAAGTAGTATGGCCTGCATACGAAAAACTAAAGCAAAGATTCTTAGATGAGAAACTTTTTGAGCCTACTATTCTTTATGGTTACTGGCCTTGTAGAAGTGATGACACCTCACTTCTAATCTTTGATGAATCAGAGGGTTATAACAGCGAAGATCAAATTAATCGTGATCCACTTGATAATGTAATAGGACGCGCAAAAGAGATTCTTACATTCCCTCGCCAGAGTAAACAACCGCACCGTGCCCTTAGTGACTTTTTTCATGCGGACAGACATGACGTTATTGCAATGACATGTGTAAGTGCAGGAGCTAAACTAAGTACCTTAGAAAAGGAGATCTACGATCGAGGTGATTATACGGAGTACTATCAGGTACACGGTCTTGGAGTTGAACTTGCAGAAGCACTAGCAGAAGTAGCTCACAAGCAAATCAGACTAGATCTAAACATAGCAGACAATGAAGGTGCTACACTTGCCGATGTTCAAATGAACAAATACCAAGGTGCTCGTTACTCATTCGGTTATCCTGCATGTCCGGATCTTGAACTTAACCGTCCCCTTTTCAACCTGCTTAAACCTGAAGAGTTTGGAATTGAACTCAGTGAAACATTCCAAATTCACCCTGAGCAATCAACCAGTGCATTAGTTGTATATCATCCTAATGCTACTTATTACAATATATAACTGCTACTCCAAAGAGCCTAAAAGCTCTTGCAGTTCAGAGAATTTATTTATTTTATAACTTGCATCTGAAAAGTCGTGTGTTTTAGTAAATTCATTGTGAACTATTATACACTCAATGCAAGCGTTTACAGCTGAGCTAAGCCCACGCTTTGAATCTTCAACTATGATACACTCCTCTTTTGTCGCACCAAACAGCTCCATCCCTTTTAGATATGGATCGGGATGGGGCTTTGCGCGTGGATAATCCTCGACACATAAAACAAAATCCATAAAATCGGTTATCCCTCGTCCACTATGTGCAAGTTCAAAATCTACCCTTCTCGAAGTAGTCACAATTCCCATCTTATAGTTTTTACTTAATTCTTTGAGAGTATCTA
Proteins encoded in this region:
- a CDS encoding HAD family phosphatase; its protein translation is MKKYILFDNDGVLIETEMWYFEASKRALQEFFDLELTFERYMEIMAKGQRAWVIAEEIGIREEEIIVAREKRDEYYQEHIQTKDIAIEGVVDTLKELSKNYKMGIVTTSRRVDFELAHSGRGITDFMDFVLCVEDYPRAKPHPDPYLKGMELFGATKEECIIVEDSKRGLSSAVNACIECIIVHNEFTKTHDFSDASYKINKFSELQELLGSLE